In Bactrocera oleae isolate idBacOlea1 chromosome 5, idBacOlea1, whole genome shotgun sequence, a genomic segment contains:
- the Rtca gene encoding RNA 3'-terminal phosphate cyclase has product MSEALVIDGSYLEGGGQILRNALSLSCILRRPIRVTNIRANRPNPGLSNQHLFGLNLLQNITGARVKGNHIKSTEVEFYPGDITSGRYTVDTRTAASVALVLQAALPVLIFGASKSELDVIGGTNVGMAPQVDSMTEVLRPNLEWFGISFDFDLFKRGYYPRGGGHCKVLVPAVRSLKAVNLVKFGVVSEVCGWCFVAGRLPLRIAEDMKQAAERELQQICRNTPQLEAYQESLEMARDNGSGVILKAVTTEGCIIGSSALGERQVDGYALGKSAADELAKYLKSEICVDSHVQDQIIIYMALAHGISRILTTPLTQHTRTAMHVANLMTGAKFDVEEIESNSRIILSCQGIGYENKQIYSKFV; this is encoded by the exons ATGTCAGAAGCTCTTGTAATTGATGGTAGTTACTTGGAAGGTGGTGGGCAGATACTGCGCAATGCACTTAGTTTGAGTTGCATTCTTCGCCGGCCTATCAGAGTTACAAACATACGTGCCAATCGTCCTAATCCAGGGCTTTCCAATCAGCATTTATTTGgtttgaatcttttgcaaaatataACGGGAGCACGCGTTAAGGGCAATCATATTAAATCGACTGAGGTAGAGTTTTATCCAGGCGACATTACCTCTGGGCGATATACTGTGGATACACGAACAGCTGCGAGCGTTGCATTAGTGTTGCAGGCGGCACTGCCTGTATTGATATTTGGAGCCAGCAAGTCAGAATTGGATGTAATAGGAGGAACAAATGTGGGTATGGCCCCACAAGTGGATAGTATGACAGAAGTTTTACGTCCAAATTTGGAATGGTTTGGAATATCgtttgattttgatttattcAAGCGCGGCTATTATCCTCGTGGAGGAGGGCATTGTAAAGTACTAGTTCCGGCTGTACGCAGTTTGAAAGCAGTGAATTTAGTTAAATTCGGTGTTGTGAGTGAAGTATGTGGTTGGTGTTTCGTAGCAGGCAGGTTACCATTGCGTATAGCGGAAGATATGAAACAGGCTGCAGAACGAGAGTTGCAACAAATATGTCGAAATACGCCACAATTGGAAGCATACCAAGAAAGTTTAGAAATGGCTCGTGATAATGGTTCTGGTGTAATTTTGAAAGCGGTTACTACAGAAGGATGTATCATCGGATCATCTGCGTTGGGCGAACGGCAAGTTGATGGTTATGCTTTGGGAAAAAGTGCAGCTGATGAATTAGCGAAATATTTGAAGAGTGAAATTTGTGTAGACAGTCATGTGCAGGACcagataattatatatatggcTCTTGCTCATGGGATATCAAGAATACTTACAACACCTCTCACCCAACACACTCGTACGGCCATGCATGTCGCCAATCTAATGACTGGCGCTAAGTTTGACGTTGAAGAAATCGAATCAAATAGTCGTATCATATTATCTTGCCAAGGCATTGGAtatgaaaacaaacaaat CTATTCTAAATTCGTCTGA
- the LOC106626491 gene encoding tRNA (guanine-N(7)-)-methyltransferase, which produces MVQETGSISLPQKRYYRQRAHSNPIADHCFDYPAHPDNVDWQELYPNITSDQSVEFADIGCGYGGFLVTLGEIFPDRFAIGLEIRVKVSDYVMDRIKALRTLHPGKYNNIACLRTNAMKYLPNYFRKSQLDKMFFLYPDPHFKRAKHKWRIINQALLSEYAYVLRKGGLVYTMTDVEDLHNWIVLHMEQHPLYERLPSDEEKADPITPKLYQSSEEGAKVVRNKGDHFLAIFRRI; this is translated from the exons ATGGTTCAGGAAACAGGCAGTATATCACTGCCACAAAAGCGATATTACCGGCAAAGGGCGCACTCAAATCCAATTGCTGATCATTGTTTCGACTA CCCCGCACATCCGGATAATGTTGATTGGCAAGAGTTGTATCCAAATATAACATCTGACCAAAGTGTCGAATTCGCAGATATTGGCTGCGGGTATGGCGGCTTTCTTGTTACTCTTGGTGAAATATTTCCcgaccgatttgcaatcggtctaGAAATTCGTGTAAAGGTTTCCGATTATGTTATGGATCGCATAAAAGCGCTTCGCACTTTGCATCCAGGAAAATATAACAACATAGCTTGCTTACGTACAAATGCCATGAAGTATCTACCAAATTATTTCCGCAAGTCACAATTAGACAAAATGTTTTTCCTTTATCCTGATCCACATTTCAAGCGCGCTAAGCATAAGTGGCGTATAATAAATCAAGCACTCCTCTCGGAATACGCATATGTATTACGAAAAGGTGGACTTGTTTATACAATGACTGATGTTGAAGATCTTCACAACTGGATTGTGCTTCATATGGAGCAACATCCTCTCTACGAGAGATTACCAAGTGATGAGGAG aaagcCGATCCAATTACACCAAAACTATATCAGAGTAGCGAAGAGGGTGCAAAGGTTGTGCGTAACAAGGGCGACCATTTCTTGGCAATATTCAGACGAATTTAG
- the LOC106626471 gene encoding WD repeat-containing protein 18, translated as MAELVEVLFTSDSNESQASITAWDYKTGTNLMVYKAGGVIQPRAISVLDFHYILAANSTKPLLHVWPINSQQQVTSVRFVLPGRANSMALSPDMLYLVAAIQENIYIWHLPSGKMLNTISKHFQPINCIRFDEDSHFASAGQDGSVMLWNLTTVCARDDDNQTPVYTFTDHGLPVTDVHIGFGGIRAHMITVSLDRTCKIYDLLIGALLLNVVFAESLHSVITNTLETAVYVGTGDGNIYQFNTDAAAGNKELHVEKEHSNIFKGHKEGTAVTCLALSFDGRTLVSGGQDEQVCIWDVTSRQLIKRMQHKGPVTNVKLRLSNPDIFKPENKPPKKFSGNLRRMLDPPEADEQERIEVLITEANADTNYEYWNTSEYPFDQDEPSTSKASTNNTPTATATDEEAAKEIERLRAEVQHLKLVNKQLFEVSAKQLLEAKK; from the exons ATGGCTGAACTTGTGGAAGTACTTTTCACCAGTGACTCGAACGAATCACAAGCGTCTATTACAGCATGGGACTACAAAACGGGGACTAACTTGATGGTGTACAAAGCAGGTGGTGTGATACAACCACGCGCTATATCCGTACTTGATTTCCATTACATCCTAGCAGCTAATAGTACTAAACCTCTTCTCCATGTTTGGCCAATTAACTCACAACAACAAGTTACTTCTGTTCGCTTTGTGCTACCTGGTCGCGCTAATTCGATGGCGCTTTCACCCGATATGCTTTATCTTGTTGCTGCGATACAAGAGAACATTTATATTTGGCATTTACCATCTGGTAAAATGCTAAACACAATTTCAAAGCATTTCCAGCCCATTAACTGCATTCGTTTCGATGAAGATTCACATTTTGCTTCAGCTGGTCAAGATGGTAGTGTAATGTTATGGAATTTGACAACTGTGTGTGCACGGGACGACGACAATCAAACACCAGTGTACACCTTCACCGATCACGGTCTGCCAGTAACAGATGTACATATAGGATTTGGTGGTATTCGTGCGCATATGATAACCGTGTCATTGGATCGCACCTGCAAAATTTATGATTTGCTAATTGGGGCTTTGCTTTTGAATGTCGTATTTGCTGAATCATTACACAGCGTTATTACAAATACTTTAGAAACCGCTGTATACGTTGGCACAGGCGACGGTAATATTTACCAATTTAATACTGATGCTGCGGCCGGAAACAAG GAATTACATGTAGAAAAAGAGCactctaatatttttaaaggaCATAAAGAAGGCACCGCAGTTACTTGTTTGGCTTTATCATTTGATGGCCGAACCCTGGTATCTGGTGGTCAAGACGAACAAGTATGTATTTGGGACGTTACCAGTAGACAGCTGATAAAGCGTATGCAGCATAAAGGACCTGTAACAAATGTAAAACTACGACTTTCCAACCCAGATATATTTAAACCAGAAAATAAACCACCCAAAAAATTCAGTGGCAATCTGCGACGCATGCTAGACCCACCTGAGGCTGATGAACAAGAACGCATAGAAGTTTTAATCACTGAAGCAAATGCTGATACCAATTATGAATATTGGAATACATCAGAATATCCTTTCGATCAAGATGAGCCGTCCACCTCCAAAGCATCAACCAATAACACCCCTACTGCTACGGCGACAGATGAGGAAGCGGCAAAAGAGATTGAGCGATTAAGGGCCGAAGTACAACATTTAAAACTtgttaataaacaattatttGAAGTCTCCGCGAAACAATTATTGGaagcaaaaaaataa